A genomic stretch from Gymnogyps californianus isolate 813 chromosome 26, ASM1813914v2, whole genome shotgun sequence includes:
- the LOC127026029 gene encoding LOW QUALITY PROTEIN: olfactory receptor 49-like (The sequence of the model RefSeq protein was modified relative to this genomic sequence to represent the inferred CDS: deleted 1 base in 1 codon), with protein MGAENESAVTEFILEGFSGLDQSLQLFLSLVLLLIYLTTVMGNATIIFLVCVDHRLQTPMYFFISNLSFLEIWFTSSTSIKLFVILSSGRRTISLSTCFAQSYFYFALGCTEFVLLVVMSFDRYVAICQPLHYAAIMKPQLCIHLVVAAWVIGITLLSYHLVLLYKLTFCGSNKIHHFFCDNSPLFKLSCSDTSLLWKIDSVLSSLVILGSLCLTLAFYMGILFCILHLPAASGRKKAFTTCSSHLITLAIAYGSCIALYVCPSEDVSLETNRVVALLNTVLYPFLNPFIYSLRNKTVILALNEAIAHATMQLFP; from the exons atgggagcagaaaatgaatctgCAGTTACTGAGTTCATCCTAGAGGGTTTCTCAGGGCTTGATCAAAGCCtacagctctttctctctctggtcctTCTGCTCATATACCTGACAACAGTGATGGGGAACGCAACCATCATCTTCCTCGTGTGTGTGGATCACCGCCTGCAAACCCCCATGTACTTTTTCATCAGCAATCTGTCCTTCCTGGAAATCTGGTTTACATCCTCCACAAGCATCAAATTGTTTGTGATCCTGAGTTCCGGTAGGAGAACAATCTCACTAAGCACCTGCTTTGCCCAGTCCTATTTCTATTTTGCCCTGGGCTGTACAGAGTTTGTTCTACTTGTTGTCATGTCCTTTGACcgctatgttgccatctgcCAGCCTTTGCATTATGCTGCCATCATGAAGCCTCAGCTCTGCATCCACCTGGTTGTTGCTGCTTGGGTCATAGGCATCACACTCTTGAGTTACCATCTGGTCCTCCTCTACAAGCTGACTTTCTGTGGCTCGAACAAGAtccaccat tttttttgtgacaactCGCCCTTATTCAAATTGTCCTGCTCTGACACCagcctgctttggaaaatagaCTCTGTTTTATCATCATTGGTCATACTGGGTTCCTTATGTTTAACTCTGGCATTTTACATGGGcatccttttctgtattctacaccttccagcagcctctgggaggaaaaaagcttttactacCTGTTCTTCCCATCTCATCACCTTGGCCATTGCATATGGGAGCTGCATTGCTCTCTATGTGTGTCCTTCAGAAGATGTTTCCTTGGAGACAAACAGAGTTGTAGCTTTGCTGAACACTGTCCTGTACCCATTCTTAAATCCGTTCATCTACAGTCTTAGAAACAAGACTGTGATACTGGCCCTAAACGAAGCCATTGCCCATGCAACAATGCAGCTTTTCCCCTAA